Genomic segment of Microbacterium hydrocarbonoxydans:
GCCTCGAACGGTGAGGCGGATGTCGTCATCCTCCTCGTACACGAGGGTGCCGCGAGCAGCGAACTCTCGAGCATCACCCCGGAGTCGCCCCTCGGCGAGATCGTCTACGGAGTGGACGACGACGTGAACGCGATCGTGTCGGCGCACACGCACCTCGCCTACAACCACGTGATCGACGGGCGTCCCGTGATCTCGGCCGGCCAGTACGGCGAGAACCTCGGGCTGATGAACCTCCAGGTCGATCCGAAGACGAAGGATCTGATCTCGATCACGAACGAGATCAAGCCGCTCACGGCGAACGGTCAGGCGCTCTACCCGGCCGTCACCGAGGTCGCCGACATCGTCGCGAAGGCCAAGGCCGACGCCGACGTGCTCGGCGCCGTCAAGGTCGGCGACATCACCTCTGACTTCAATCGCGCGCGTCAGGCGAACGGTGCGGAGAACCGAGGCGGCGAATCCACGATCGGCAACTTCGTGGCAGACGTGCAGAAGTGGTCCACGGGTGCGGACATCGCCCTCATGAACCCGGGCGGAATCCGCGCGAACCTCACGTTCGCGTCATCGGGTGCCGGCGATCCGAACGGCAATGTCACGTACCGCGAGGCGGCGACGGTGCAGCCGTTCGCCAACACGCTGGTGACGCTCACCATGACCGGCGCCGAACTGAAGGGTGTCCTCGAAGAGCAGTGGCAGCCGGCGGGCGCCGCGCGTCCGTTCCTGAAGCTGGGCGTCTCGAAGGGGCTGGTGTACACCTACGACCCGGCAGCTGCTGCGGGATCACGCATCACCTCCCTCACCCTCGACGGCACGGCGATCGATCCGGCGGCGGACTACACGGTCGCGGCGAACTCCTTCCTGGCTGCGGGCGGTGACAACTTCTTCACCTTCCGTGAGGGGGAGAACAAGCGAGACACCGGAAAGATCGACCTGCAGTCGATGGTCGACTGGTTCGACGCCAACAAGACCGCGACTCCCGACCTCGCTCAGCGAGCGGTCGGAGTCTCGGTCAGTGCACCGGATGCCGACGGATACAGCGCCGGCGACCAGGTCACAGTCGCCCTCTCGTCGCTGGCGTTCAGCGCCGGGGAACAGGCGCCGGGAGCAGTCACTCTGTCTCTGGGCGATGCTCAGCTGGCCACCGGGGCAGTCGATCCCACGATCGTCGACACGACCGACGAGGTCGGGCGAGCGACGCTCGCCTTCACGGTGCCGTCGGGTGTCTCGGGAGACCAGTGGCTCACCGTCGCGGTCGCCGGGACAGGGACGACCGCACAGGTGCCGTTCACGATCGTCGGAGAGGAACCCGTGGAATTCGCGGGATCCATCGACCTCGGATCCTCGAAGGTGGCGGCCGGCAAGAAGCTGGTGATCACCGGGGAGGGCTACGAGTCGGCAGAGACCGTGACGATCGAGCTGCGCCCCAAGAAGGGCGCACCGCTCGAGGTCGGCACCGTGCAGGTCGCGGCTGACGGCACGTTCTCGACGGCCGTCACGGTTCCCAAGAACGCGCAGCCGGGAAAGTACACGGTCGCGGTCGCGCAGGCCGACGGAGACGAGGCCACGGCCACAGTCACCGTCAACCGCGCTGGAGGCATCGGCGGCATCATCGGAGGCATCATCGATTGGCTGTGGGACCTCATCAACGGCTGGTTCTGATCTGACAGCGTGACGAGCGGGCCGGGGAGAGATCTCCGGCCCGCTTTCGTCATGCCCTCGCGTCCTCGCGAACAATCACACGCAGATCCAGAATCATGCTTGTCTTTATGTTGTTTAATGTTGTAACGTGTGGGAAAGTTTTCCACCAGCAACGGAGCAGCGATGTACGCGATGGAGCGCCAGCAGCAGATCGAGCGGATCCTGGCCCACGAGGGCCGCATCGCGGTCGTGGATCTCGCGCAGCGGTTCGATGTCACGACCGAGACCATCCGCCGCGATCTCGCGGTTCTCGAGGAGGCGGGCGCACTCGTCCGTGTTCACGGGGGAGCCGTCGCGAAAGACGACGACAGCACCAACGAGCCGACCGTGCACGAGCGCGTCCTGCAGCACGGGCCGGAGAAGCGGGCGATCGCCGCGCGAGCTCTCGCGGCACTGGGAGCCGACTTCCGCGGATCCGTCTTCGTCGACGCGGGCACGACCGCTGCGGCCGTAGCCGAAGCGCTGTCCGGGCACGCCGACCATCCCTCGGGCGGATCCCGTGCTCGCGTCGAGGCCGTGACGCATTCGCTGACGATCGCGCCGGTGCTCGCGGGCGCGGACGACATCTCGCTCACGGTGGTAGGGGGCCGGATCCGCGGTGTCACCGCAGCAGCTGTAGGAGCCGAGACGGTCGCGACGATCGCCCGCCTGCGACCCGACGTCGCGTTCGTCGGGGTCAACGGCATCTCGGCGGGCTTCGGACTCAGTACGCCCGACCCCGAAGAAGCCTCCGTGAAGGCGGCCATCGTACGCGCCGCACGTCGGGTCATCGTGGTGGCGGACTCGAGCAAGCACGACAGAGAGCTGCTGGTCTCGTTCGCCTCGCTGTTTGACATCGACGTGCTGGTGACAGACGCCGCGCCGTCGACCGACCTCTCTGCGGCGCTCGCAGACGCAGACGTGGAGGTCTGGATCGCATGATCGTCACACTGACCGTCAACCCCGCTCTCGACCGCACGATCGCGATCGACGCAGCCCTGCGGGCAGGGCAGGTCCAGGCCGCGAGCTCGGCCCGCGAGGAGGCCGGCGGGAAGGGCATCAACGTCTCGCGGGTCGTCGGTGCGGCGGGCGCCGACACCGTCGCGGTGCTTCCGCTCTCGGTCGACGACCCCTATCGGGCCGCCCTCGGGGCTGCAGGCATCGCGGCGGTGCCGGTTCCCGTCACTCGGCATGCGCGCACCAACCTCGCGATCACTGATCCCGACGGGGTGACCACGAAGATCAATCTCGCCGGCACTCCGCTGACCCCTGCTGATTCGCGAGCCGTCGTGCAGGCGGTCGTGGATGCGAGTGCGGATGCTGAATGGCTGGTGCTCGCGGGCTCGCTCCCCGAGTCGACCGCCGCGTCGTTCTATCTCGACGTGATCCGTGAGGTGCGCGCTCGATGGGGCGTGAACGCACCGCGAATCGCTGTCGACGCATCGGGTCCTGCGCTGCGAGAGGTCGTCGCCCACGGCGCGGTCGACCTCATCAAGCCGAACGACGAAGAGCTCGCCGAACTCCTCGGCGCGGTGATCGACGGGACGAACGCGGAGGCGATCGTCGACGCCGTGCGCGCCATCGTGCCCGGCAGCGTCGGAGCCGCTCTGATCACGCTCGGCGGTGCCGGTGCAGCGCTCGTCACGGCGCACGACGCGTGGTTCGCCGCGGCGCCTCGCATCCGTGTGGTCAGCACGGTCGGGGCGGGGGACAGCTCGCTCGCCGGTTACCTGCTCGCAGACCTCGCGGGGGCCGACGCCCCGGCACGACTCACGTCCGCCATCCGCTACGGCGCTGCGGCCGCCTCTCTTCCGGGAACCCAGGTGCCGACACCGGCGGATCTCGGACACCACGACATCACCGTTCGATCGATCTGATCACTGACGACCACTGGAGGTCATCATGTCCGACACCATCACCACCGAGCTCGTCAGCATCGACGCACCCCTCGGCGCAGACAAAGCAGCAGTGATCCGCGCGCTCGCCGCACTGGTCGCTGCAGAGGGTCGCGCCGACAGCGCCGACGCGTTGTTCGCAGACGCCTGGGCACGCGAGGAGAAGGACGAGACGGGCCTTCCCGGCGGCATCGCGATCCCGCACGCCAAGAGCGCGTCGGTGACGATCCCGAGCCTCGCCTTCGCGCGGCTCACGCCCGGCGTCGACTTCGGCGCGCCAGACGGCCCCGCGGACCTGGTCTTCCTGATCGCCGCGCCGGACACCGCTGCGGAAGCCCATCTCGCGATGCTCTCGAAGCTCGCGCGCAGTCTCATGCAAGACGAGTTCACGGCGGCGCTGCGGGCGGCGACGACCGCTGACGAGGTGGTCGGCATCGTCGACGCCGCCATCGCGGACGAGCCCGTCGCTGATGAGGCCGTCGCGGTCGCGCCCGTCTCGGAGACTCCTGCTGTGCAGACCCCGGCCGCTGGTGCGGACACAGGGGGAGCCCGCGCGCGGATCGTCGCGGTCACCGCCTGCGCCACCGGCATCGCGCACACGTTCATGGCCGCTGACGCTCTGACAGCGGCCGGTCGCGCCGAGGGGGTCGATCTGGTGGTCGAGCCGCAGGGCTCGAGCGGCTACAAGCCGCTGCCCCAGAGCGTGATCGACCAGGCGGATGCCGTGATCTTCGCGGTCGACGTCGACGTGCGCGAGCAGGAGCGCTTCGCCGGCAAGCCGGTCGTACGCTCGGGCGTCAAGCGCGGCATCGAGGAGCCGACGCAGATGATCGCCGAGGCGATCGCCGCTGCAGCCGACCCGTCGGCAGCACGCGTCGCCGGCGCTGCCTCCGCGTCGGCGGCGCCGGGCGGCTCGTCGACCGCTGCCCCGCAGTCGATGGGACGCCGG
This window contains:
- a CDS encoding hexose kinase, translated to MIVTLTVNPALDRTIAIDAALRAGQVQAASSAREEAGGKGINVSRVVGAAGADTVAVLPLSVDDPYRAALGAAGIAAVPVPVTRHARTNLAITDPDGVTTKINLAGTPLTPADSRAVVQAVVDASADAEWLVLAGSLPESTAASFYLDVIREVRARWGVNAPRIAVDASGPALREVVAHGAVDLIKPNDEELAELLGAVIDGTNAEAIVDAVRAIVPGSVGAALITLGGAGAALVTAHDAWFAAAPRIRVVSTVGAGDSSLAGYLLADLAGADAPARLTSAIRYGAAAASLPGTQVPTPADLGHHDITVRSI
- a CDS encoding DeoR/GlpR family DNA-binding transcription regulator — encoded protein: MYAMERQQQIERILAHEGRIAVVDLAQRFDVTTETIRRDLAVLEEAGALVRVHGGAVAKDDDSTNEPTVHERVLQHGPEKRAIAARALAALGADFRGSVFVDAGTTAAAVAEALSGHADHPSGGSRARVEAVTHSLTIAPVLAGADDISLTVVGGRIRGVTAAAVGAETVATIARLRPDVAFVGVNGISAGFGLSTPDPEEASVKAAIVRAARRVIVVADSSKHDRELLVSFASLFDIDVLVTDAAPSTDLSAALADADVEVWIA